Below is a window of Gadus morhua unplaced genomic scaffold, gadMor3.0, whole genome shotgun sequence DNA.
GATATGTCGGTCGATCCCTATCCGTGACACACGCACCATCACAAATTAGTAAAAATAATTAGTTTGTTGCATGGTATGATTTCACAGTGCGATGAGGATATGAACCATCAGACATCTTACTGCCCCGATGCTCAGCGTGTTTAGCGAGAGCCGTATCTTTAATGTCGTCTTACTTTGATGAACCAAACATGTTGGGTCATGCTTGTATAGTGCCGGTTATAGAGAGACACAGCCGATGCGTGTTGAGCAGTAGGAGCATGGAGGGAATCAAACTCATAAGATTTGAGCAAACGCACAAACATAAGCAAACGCACAAACCGTGGACAAATATCTTCAATACATCCAAAGGCCCCTCTCTGACCGGCGCTCCTGCGTTGTTGGCGTTCCCAGGTGGGCCCCACCGACGTTCCCAGAGCGACGTGCCCGACTACGCGGGTGTGGAGGGCGGCGATGACCCCTTCGGGGACCTCAGCGACGGCCTGCCGCAGAAGTACGCCACGCTGCCCCGCAACCACAACCCCAACCCCTTCCAGGGTGGGGGCGCGGCGGCCTGGGAGCCGGGCGCCGAGcggcagaagaaggagaaggtcAGCCTGCTGGAGCGAGTGACGGGCAAGAAGGACGCGCGCAAGGCGGCCAACGGCGCCCGCACCGGCAGCACCAGCGACCTGCGCGTGGCCAACCCCTTCAGCGCCGACGTGCAGTTCACCAACCCCTTCAAATCCAGGTACCGGACCCGTACCGCTGACCTAACCCATGGGGTGGAGACGCCCAACCCCGGgtgtctgaccctaaccctgatttaaaccaggCAGTAATGACTCAACAccatctgaccctaaccctgatctaAACCAGGCAGTAATGACTCATcaccacctgaccctaaccctgatttaaaccaggCAGTAAGGACTCATcaccacctgaccctaaccctgatttaaaccaggCAGTAAGGACTCATCAccatctgaccctaaccctgatttaaaccaggcagtaacaactcatcaccatctgaccctaaccctgatttaaaccaggCAGTAATGACTCATcaccacctgaccctaaccctgatttaaaccaggCAGTAATGACTCATcaccacctgaccctaaccctgatttaaaccaggCAGTAATGACTCAAcaccacctgaccctaaccctgatttaaaccaggCAGTAATGACTCATCAccatctgaccctaaccctgatttaaaccaggCAGTAATGACTCAACAccatctgaccctaaccctgatttaaaccaggCAGTAATGACTCAAcaccacctgaccctaaccctgatttaaaccaggCAGTAAGGACTCATCAccatctgaccctaaccctgatttaaaccaggCAGTAAGGACTCATCAccatctgaccctaaccctgatttaaaccaggCAGTAAGGACTCATcaccacctgaccctaaccctgatttaaaccaggCAGTAAGGACTCATcaccacctgaccctaaccctgatttaaaccaggCGGTAAGGACTCAACAccatctgaccctaaccctgatttaaaccaggCAGTAATGACTCATcaccacctgaccctaaccctgatttaaaccaggcagtaacaactcatcaccacctgaccctaaccctgatttaaaccaggCAGTAACAACTCATCACCATCTGACCCgaaccctgatttaaaccaggcagtaacaactcatcaccacctgaccctaaccctgatttaaaccaggCAGTAAGGACTCATCAccatctgaccctaaccctgatttaaaccaggCAGTAAGGACTCATCAccatctgaccctaaccctgatttaaaccaggCAGTAAGGACTCATCAccatctgaccctaaccctgatttaaaccaggCAGTAAGGACTCATcaccacctgaccctaaccctgatttaaaccaggCAGTAAGGACTCATcaccacctgaccctaaccctgatttaaaccaggCGGTAAGGACTCAACAccatctgaccctaaccctgatttaaaccaggCAGTAATGACTCATcaccacctgaccctaaccctgatttaaaccaggcagtaacaactcatcaccacctgaccctaaccctgatttaaaccaggCAGTAACAACTCATCACCATCTGACCCgaaccctgatttaaaccaggcagtaacaactcatcaccacctgaccctaaccctgatttaaaccaggCAGTAAGGACTCAACACCATCTGAGcctaaccctgatttaaaccaggCAGTAAGGACTCATcaccacctgaccctaaccctgatttaaaccaggcagtaacaactcatcaccatctgaccctaaccctgatttaaaccaggCAGTAAGGACTCATCACCATCTGACCTgaaccctgatttaaaccaTGTTGTAACGACTCAACCCaatctgaccctaaccctgatttaaaccaCGTTGTAACGACTCAACCCaatctgaccctaaccctgatttaaaccaggCAGTAACACCTCAACAGCAGatgtctgaccctaaccctgatttaaaccaggCAGTAACACCTCAACAGCAGatgtctgaccctaaccctgatttaaaccaTGCTGTAGTATACATTGGCCCAATGAGAAGGACACTTggctaaaaaaaataaggacacTTGAAAAATGAACCGTGGGCAAACGGCAAAAACAGAAAATGTAGTTTTCCTAACAGACTTTGTGACTCATGGCCTCGTCCAGCCTCTGTTTCATCACAGGAGGTCCTTTTTTTCTGCCTCTTTAAACAACTTGTTTCAAGAGAATTCTTTCAGCACTATTTCATGTATTTCCTTGCACCTATCGCATGCATTCCCTCTCCTGCACACAGAGGCCAGGTATTGGCACGGTGTGGGGGAGCTCTGTGTTTAAGACCTGGTTAATCAGACTGGAAGGTGTCATTAGTGACTCTTTAGAGAGCCCGGGCTTGATAACCGAGCCCTCTGAGCTACAGTAATGAGATCTTTCAGAGCGATAGACCAACCAATTAACCACTAATCTCGCCGTAGACAGCAGCCCATCAACCATACCGCTGCCTCGGTGATAGCAGATGAATAAAAGCAACAGTGGTTTGGACCATAACTTTTGTATCTCCCCGCACACAAAATAATTGAAGACCTCATATGATTGATATTGATCCCGTCCGTCCCATTTTCTTTCAAGCTAATGTATTTGATTTTTCATTGAAGGTTGTcttgctgttttttattttttattgcagTGATTCAAAGCCAACAGCAAAAGGGGACCTCAAGTTTGGCCAGAAAACCAGAGATGTCAAGAAAAATGTAAGAGGCTATCCcagtcactcactcatacaATGCTGGTAAATTGTTGCTTAAGGGAGGTCAAAACAACCCTACTCTCATTTTGAAAGCAGGGTGTTTACCGTCATTGAAAATGGAGACATAACAATGACattaaaaattaaaatgtttgtgatatttagatttattttaaatttataCACAGAGTTGTTGTGGCTCAATGTAATGTGTAATCCAGAGACGGTTATTGTTAACATCACAGGGAAAGCTATAGGCCCCTTAACATAAGTGTGGCGCAGCCACGTGGTTTGTGTGTACTTTTAATTGAGAACTTTCAGTCTCGTCTGACATGCAGCTGGTGAGGATGATCTCCGAGGCCTTTCCAGAAATCCAGAGTTGCCATTCAACTAATTAGCCGATGCACACACTGTTTGTCATCTCTGATCCCGTCATTATACGAGGCGGTGTGAAAACGTGGTCTCCAAGGTCAGCTGTAGTAGTTTGTTAAACTCGCTCTGTAATTGGAGTTTATTGTCttcttccccttttctttttgtttagcAAACGGGTAGTTGGTATTTAAGATACTGTCAtcatatgcttttttttttttcttactgtGTGTCTGCTTATTTCCCGAAACAAACCTCAGCGtttcggagagagagagaaggaaggcaTTTCTATGTCAGCGATAGGGGCGGACAAAGTGCCGGCTAAATGGGAAAGTGAATGCTGATAATGGCTTTCCTCACCTTCCTCCGTGGGTGTTGAGGGCTGTCGGTAGCCACACATGTGCCCCCTGTGCGAGGCAGAGGCACCCGGGCAGACATGGCAGTTCCCATTTCCTCTGCCTCCACTGGCTAATTAACCacatgaggggagggaggtggtggtggtggtggtggtggtggtggtggtggtggtggtggtgggggaggtggtggtgtggacAGTGAGCGATTTCAAAGGACTGAGCTTTTAGAGGCTGAGCTCATTAGAAATAGTAATGAGACAAGTGGAGAATGCCAAGTGTGCGCCTTATCTTCCTCTCGCTGCTGATCGCAGGAAAATGGTCATCATTACTGTGCCAGTTCATGGTCATTTCCAGGCCTTTGTCACTAGCCGTTATAGCGCTTGattacatagtgtgtgtgtgtgtgtgtgtgtgtgtgtgtgtgtgtgtgtgtgtgtgtgtgtgtgtgtgtgtgtgtgtggacagtggAGCGAGGCTGGTATGTGGAAAGCAGCCCTAATTTCCTTGGGGCGGACTGGCTCCTATTGCTTTTAAAAGCCCCACCGTAGTATTTCCCCCCGTAAGATCTCTCCATGTTGTCTGTGAGGAATTGGTGACTCAGACTGTTCTCCAAGCGTTCCCAGTGCGTGTAAGCCTCACAGTAGCCTGTGTGTTGTTAAAACCGATAAGATAGGAGGGAAGCTGGCCCAATCTGGGCTCTCTcgtcttctctttttttttttttgtgcattgtCTTTTATATACAGCGAGAGCGGGCTGACTAGTGCATGGGAGTGGGAGCTGATAAGGGTGGTATTTAAAACAGGGTTAAGACTCAGCTGCTCTCTCTGTACGGGGGAGGCTGCCCAGCGCTGCACTGATAAAGTGGTCCCTCATTAAAAATTATTACAGCTCCTCTTGTGCCCTTGCGGTATGGTCTGCACGTACTGTACCGCGGAACCctccccctacaccaccaccacccccccccccccccctacaccaccaccacccccaccaccacctcctccaccaacacagaTAGGGCTTAGACTTGGATTGGATTCAGGGTCTGACCTTTTATTGGTGAGATAGGCCGGCACATTGTCCCACAGAATGTAAGAAAAAACCTAATATGGGCCTTCGAGGAACTGATAGGTCGGCAATACCCTTTTACCTGCCGTTGAATGATACTCGtttcttttattctttcattggGGCTCATTTATTTTGCTCATTTGTGATGCAAGTTTATATTCGTGTGAACCGATTGTCTGGTATTTGTTTAACCCTGCACACTGAAAGATACCTGCCAACTCCGCTGTCATCAAATCCCTCACGGCTGTCAGCTCCAGGCCCTAAGGGAAAACGTTAATTCATTAATTAGATCGAAAGATATAATCCCGTTTTACGTTTGTGTGGCAGTTCATGTATTGGAGAAGATCCACATGTTTCGTAAACTGGTGGACAATGAAACCACTCAACCAGCGTCCGCCTCATGCCTCCAGGTGGCCCCCCGGGAGACCGCGGCCGCCTACAGCAACCTGTCGTTCGACGAGGTGGTGAGGGAGCTCATCAAGCagaaggaggtggtgaggaagaAGGACTCCCACATCCGGGAGCTGGAAGACTACATCGACAACCTGCTGGTGCGCGTCATGGAGGAGACCCCCAGCATCCTGCGGACCCCCTACGAGCCAAAGAGGAAGGCGGGTAAAATCTCTAAGAAGTGAGGATCAAAGAACAATGCCTTTTGCAGACTGGCAGAGgtgaaggagcagagagagctGGTTAACTGGTACTGTAGTCAGGAAGAAGGTACTTACTGGAAAAGTAAGACTGTACAAAGGAGTTTGACTAATGCCAAatttatgatatatatttttatttagtttcagatctttttttttaaatcatttatttttactccGCTCGGAGTAATTGAATGTAATTATATATGCTTTAAGTATTAGTTCCTTAAGGGGAAATTCCGTGGTTTCTTCTTTGGGATAAATGATACATCAGGTTAGGTTgagtttttctttggttgttgatttggattttcttttctttcaatTACTAAATGAAACTATGGTGCACCATCTTGCCGAACAATCAAAACACTTTTCACAGGCTCACCCAGGAGATTCTAATCCTGGGCTGATACAGATTGTTAACAAGGCATTTGGGGGCTAAACATGGCTGACGAGACCAATCATATCCCCAacacctccccttctctgctccCAATGATGCTTAAGGTTGTTGGGGAGTAGGCGCCACTTTGATGACGTAACCCTAACAAGACAACTGAAGTCTCTAATTAAATAAGTAGCCTTGGCTATTAAGAGAACGCCAAGTCCAGGCGTATCCCATGCATGAAGTGGCAGTGTCTTCCTCGTGTGTTGGGCTGCCATGTTCTATGGATGCCAGCAGCCCCTGGTATGACTGGAGCTACGTTTGTGATGAGCAGATGTTCGCAGTAGTAGTGGTATGCTGTCTGCTAAAGGACGTGGGTGTCAAGGTGTTGATCATATGGCACCCTCAATAGCTCTGTTTACACTCTGTACTACCCCGACTACTGTCCACTACAGACCCCACACTGGCCTCAGCCCCCTCACTAGGATAGCCAACGCTGAGTATTTATTGGAGACACTTACTTGCCTCACAATCTTTATTTATGAATGTAATACCGTTCAAAGTGACCCCCCTGAAGGGAAACCCCCATTAACTGTCACTGTCATCGCTCAGAAAAGTATACCTCCGCTTTAACAATGTGCAACAATACTTACAGGTAGACTGGTGCAGAAGCTATGACACTAACACAGTTTTCAgtaattttttacattttacaagtGTAGTCCAAAAGTATCTGTTCACTACCCAAAACccctttctttgtttatttaaaaaacgaatgtttactttacatacacatacacgatCGTTGTTGTTAATATGTATGCTTTTCACCGATACAAATCCAGAACAATTTGTAGATGGTATTAACCGAGAGGCAGAATAGTCTAAACTTTAAGAACGTGTTCCCTGGTCGACCTGTTTGTGTTTCTCGTTAATCGTAGCTTGCCCTCGTGTGTCCGCTCCTGTTCTCCAAGCGGCTCTGTTACAGTGTCCTGTGGAAGTGACGGTACGCTGTGCCGTTCACTCCTCCTCCGACCTGTCCCCTTGGGGATGACCTAATGGGGGTCATGGTCAGGTGactgtggaggagaaggagcaatGACAGCACAGGACATGTCAGCCCAGTGTGGGCCCCGCCTTCATGCATGTGCAGGATCATTGTCCTGGTGGAAACGTATCCCCCTAAGTGCAGCAGAAGGAATGGCGGCCCTGTGTAGAATGGATTGGAGATCCTCTATGGTCATTGTGTGATTTTAATCCTGTAAATTTAAAGTCACCATGATGGTATTGGGCAGACATTGCTAAAGTTTGTCTACTTGCAGCTAAAAATCCTTtatccaatgctgaaaatactaAACGGACCTTATTCTACTTGGTACGAACCACACAGACATCCGAGCATTACAATTGCAAAGTAATAGGGCCCTATTTATTATGTCAGTATTTATTAGTTGATGTAAAAAACGTCATTCTCGGTAGAGAAACAAAATACTAAAATAGTTCATTTTGAGGAAAGAAGTGAACACGATATTTCATTTTCCCACAAGCACATAAGCCAGTCCGTTAGAATTGCCTAAAATTGCCttcatttttattaatttgaacCACCATTATTACCGTAATTAATACTGGTCAGTTATGTGTTCCTAATATGTATATTGATCTTCAAGCCCAGAAGCATGCATTTCTGTCACACATTATGGGATACAGTTGCATAAACCAGGCCCAGTGCAGTATACTGTTACACATAACATCTTCCGGGTGTACTGCATTGTAGTTTGggtacaattattttactctgtTTGCAATTATTTGCACCAGAAAGGTGGGTTTTAGGGCATGGGAACAATGGTGAAAACAATTGGGTGCTGAGGTTAAGTGCTTTTAAACTCATGAAGATGGCCGTGCTGGGAATAAAAAGTATGTTATGAAGTAAAATGTCACTTTATGCCAGATTTTATTTTTGCAAAGACGCGTACATTTTTTACACTGGATATCGGCTTATATTGAAGGTTCTCTTTGCGTGGTTTTGTTTCCATATTTAGCAATATCCTCTTAACTACATATGTACTCTCGGCCAAGAGAATTATAATTcgtcttttattattttctattgaATTCATCATATGCTACATGCTTGTGGGATAAATGTGCTACTAAATGTTGCTGGTAGTTTGAACTAGtgttaaagaaatatatatacatgattATATTTGGTAATggtacttttttttcttctctggaATGGGAAAGGCtgattcttattttattttgatactATATGGTTTAGTTACTAATTTAAAGGTTTACATTTGTTACGTTGAAGCCAAttgaaaggaaaggaaaagaagagatgtACAGTGTTAAACCATGCTTTGTCTTCTACTAAATGAACACATTTACACGAAACGTACATTGTGTTTGGATGCATGTATTTATCACTCGCTCTGATGATCTGAGTTTACGTGACCTTACCCTTCTGCTCATGTGGACACGTTTGGTCTCAGATGTGTTAATCAGAGATGGTTTTTATATTTGACCTTTACACTGTATTACACTAACTTACACGTGTGACAAAGTgatatactggatatatttGGAATTTTACAAGTtcaaacagaacaaaaaaagTTGCAACTACaaaactttttttcccccctcaccAAGTGTTAACCTgctaaatgttttttaaaaaaatgtctgcTGCTAAGTAGGTCTGTCTGAGGTAAATACACTTAATCGCTTTTGTGAGCCCTGGCTAATTCTGAGCCAACGTTTCCCTCAACTGAATGTATGGT
It encodes the following:
- the LOC115538581 gene encoding rab11 family-interacting protein 2-like, whose product is FKVCLASYCVDCCFACRDCFHLSINIKRSVSDVPVYTGLCPPPPSWYALESKPGKKRKERGRIQVSIQFMRNNMTASMFDLSSMKDKPRSPFSKLKGKMKGRKHDLPSDTSSAVLPRSALCDPEQPPPGPPRGPGAPAPPPETKAKRKLLAGSHKLSAAHSMSDLIGSHVRPKLDSMNSIDESGGPHRRSQSDVPDYAGVEGGDDPFGDLSDGLPQKYATLPRNHNPNPFQGGGAAAWEPGAERQKKEKVSLLERVTGKKDARKAANGARTGSTSDLRVANPFSADVQFTNPFKSSDSKPTAKGDLKFGQKTRDVKKNVAPRETAAAYSNLSFDEVVRELIKQKEVVRKKDSHIRELEDYIDNLLVRVMEETPSILRTPYEPKRKAGKISKK